A window of the Nibribacter ruber genome harbors these coding sequences:
- a CDS encoding ABC-F family ATP-binding cassette domain-containing protein, whose protein sequence is MISVDAVAVEFNGSALFSNVTFNINENDRIALMGKNGAGKSTLLKIIAGANKPTKGKVSAPKDAVIAYLPQHLLTKDESTVFEEASKAFGSILEMKNQMDYLNSQLETRTDYESDAYMKLIEDVSELSEKYYSIEEVNFDAEVEKTLLGLGFLRSDFSRNTSEFSGGWRMRIELAKILLQKPDLILLDEPTNHMDIESIQWLEDFLVNNAKAVIVISHDKAFVDNITNRTIEVTMGRIYDYKVPYSQYLQLRKERREQQQRQFEDQQKEIADIQGFIDRFKGTYSKTLQVQSRVKMLEKIEIIEVDEVDTSALSLKFPPAPRSGNYPVIVDHLTKKYGDHTVFQDASMTIERGQKVAFVGKNGEGKSTLIKAIMNEIDYDGTLTLGHNSMIGYFAQNQASLMDEDLTIFQTIDQIAVGEVRTKIKDILGAFMFSGDAVEKKVKMLSGGEKTRLAMIKLLLQPVNLLILDEPTNHLDIKTKDILKDALRAFDGTLILVSHDRDFLDGLATKVFEFGNKRIREHFEDINGFLRNKKMENLRDIERKVAVS, encoded by the coding sequence ATGATTTCAGTTGACGCGGTTGCGGTAGAATTCAACGGTTCAGCGCTTTTCAGCAATGTAACCTTTAACATCAATGAAAATGATCGGATTGCCCTCATGGGTAAAAACGGGGCCGGAAAATCTACTTTATTGAAGATTATTGCCGGCGCAAACAAGCCTACCAAAGGCAAGGTGTCGGCGCCTAAAGATGCGGTGATTGCCTACCTGCCACAGCACTTGCTCACCAAAGACGAGAGCACCGTTTTTGAGGAAGCGTCTAAGGCGTTTGGTTCTATTCTGGAAATGAAAAACCAGATGGACTACCTTAATTCCCAGCTGGAAACCCGCACCGACTATGAGTCTGATGCCTACATGAAACTCATTGAAGACGTCTCTGAACTCAGCGAGAAATATTACTCCATTGAAGAAGTAAACTTTGACGCCGAGGTGGAGAAAACCTTGCTGGGTTTGGGCTTCTTGCGTTCTGATTTCAGCCGTAATACGAGCGAGTTCTCTGGGGGCTGGCGCATGCGCATTGAGCTGGCTAAAATCCTCTTGCAGAAACCTGATTTGATTCTTCTGGATGAGCCTACCAACCACATGGACATTGAATCCATTCAGTGGCTGGAGGACTTCTTGGTAAACAATGCCAAGGCGGTGATTGTGATTTCCCACGACAAAGCCTTTGTAGATAACATTACCAACCGCACCATTGAGGTGACCATGGGGCGTATCTACGACTATAAGGTGCCTTACTCTCAATACCTGCAGTTGCGCAAAGAGCGCCGTGAGCAACAGCAACGTCAGTTTGAAGACCAGCAGAAGGAGATCGCTGATATTCAAGGATTCATTGACCGCTTTAAAGGCACCTATTCCAAGACCTTGCAAGTGCAGTCACGCGTGAAGATGCTGGAGAAGATTGAGATTATTGAGGTGGATGAAGTAGACACTTCGGCGCTGAGTTTGAAATTCCCGCCAGCCCCACGCTCTGGCAACTACCCGGTAATTGTAGACCACTTGACCAAGAAATACGGTGACCATACTGTGTTCCAGGATGCGTCCATGACCATTGAGCGAGGCCAAAAAGTGGCGTTTGTGGGCAAGAACGGCGAGGGTAAGTCTACGCTCATCAAAGCCATCATGAATGAGATTGACTACGACGGAACCTTAACGCTTGGTCATAACTCCATGATTGGCTACTTTGCACAGAACCAAGCGTCTTTAATGGACGAGGATTTGACCATCTTCCAGACCATTGACCAGATTGCCGTGGGCGAGGTGCGCACCAAAATCAAGGATATTCTGGGTGCTTTCATGTTCAGCGGAGACGCCGTAGAAAAGAAAGTGAAGATGCTGTCTGGCGGGGAGAAAACCCGTCTGGCTATGATTAAGCTCTTGCTACAGCCGGTGAATTTGTTGATTCTGGATGAGCCTACCAACCACTTAGACATCAAGACCAAAGACATTTTGAAAGACGCCCTGCGCGCTTTTGACGGAACCTTGATTCTGGTTTCGCACGACCGTGACTTCCTAGACGGCTTGGCAACCAAGGTTTTTGAGTTTGGCAACAAGCGCATACGGGAACACTTTGAAGACATCAACGGATTCCTGCGCAACAAGAAGATGGAAAACCTGCGTGACATTGAGCGAAAGGTAGCCGTTTCTTAA
- a CDS encoding SRPBCC family protein — translation MAVEPIIVERTFEASPETIWQALTNPDEIKKWYFDIPGFEPKVGHQFQFTGENEGRTFLHLCEVKEAIPHQKLVHTWRYQGQPGDTLVTFELTPKQNGTRLKLTHAGTETFPKDNPDLARKNFEAGWNFIIGTSLQDYLEKENKLNK, via the coding sequence ATGGCCGTAGAACCCATTATTGTAGAACGCACCTTTGAGGCCTCGCCCGAAACCATTTGGCAAGCGCTGACAAACCCAGATGAGATAAAAAAGTGGTACTTTGATATTCCGGGTTTTGAGCCGAAGGTAGGCCACCAATTCCAGTTCACGGGCGAGAATGAAGGCCGAACTTTTCTACACCTCTGCGAAGTAAAAGAAGCCATCCCCCACCAAAAACTGGTACACACCTGGCGCTACCAAGGCCAACCTGGTGATACCTTGGTGACCTTTGAATTGACACCTAAGCAAAACGGTACTCGCCTGAAATTGACGCACGCCGGTACGGAGACGTTTCCTAAAGACAATCCAGACCTGGCCCGCAAAAACTTTGAAGCTGGTTGGAATTTCATTATAGGAACTAGCCTGCAAGACTATCTGGAGAAAGAGAACAAACTGAATAAGTAG
- a CDS encoding phenylalanine 4-monooxygenase, giving the protein MSTIILTQDYAAYTPEHQQVWNLLYTRQLNILPAAATKAFMLGLKDVGFEPNRIPDFNEVNERLLAKTGWQLVGVPGIVDNRTFFELLSQRKFPATTWLRTMSQLDYLEEPDMFHDVFAHVPLLANQEFVNFLEAMSQVALNFLDNEWAVELISRLYWYTVEFGLIEEEGELRIYGAGILSSAGETAFSLSDEPKRHAFNVRQILQTPYIKEKFQEEYFVLEDYSQLMESLTAFEDELQLALAQEEIK; this is encoded by the coding sequence ATGTCAACCATCATCTTAACCCAGGATTACGCCGCATACACGCCAGAACATCAGCAAGTATGGAATCTGCTCTATACCCGGCAATTGAACATCTTGCCTGCGGCCGCCACCAAAGCATTTATGCTAGGCTTAAAGGACGTAGGCTTTGAGCCCAACCGTATTCCTGATTTCAATGAGGTGAATGAGCGCTTGCTGGCCAAGACGGGTTGGCAATTGGTAGGCGTGCCGGGCATTGTAGACAACCGTACTTTCTTTGAGTTGCTGTCCCAACGCAAGTTCCCGGCCACTACCTGGTTGCGCACCATGAGCCAACTGGATTACCTGGAAGAGCCAGACATGTTCCATGACGTCTTCGCGCACGTGCCTTTGTTGGCCAACCAGGAGTTTGTAAACTTTCTGGAGGCCATGAGCCAGGTAGCGTTAAATTTTCTGGACAATGAGTGGGCCGTAGAACTCATATCCAGGCTGTACTGGTACACGGTTGAGTTTGGCCTGATAGAAGAGGAGGGCGAGTTGCGCATTTACGGCGCAGGTATTCTTTCTTCGGCTGGTGAGACGGCGTTTTCTCTGTCTGACGAGCCTAAGCGTCATGCCTTCAATGTGCGTCAGATTCTGCAGACGCCGTACATCAAAGAGAAGTTTCAGGAGGAATACTTCGTGTTGGAAGACTACAGTCAACTGATGGAGTCGCTCACCGCCTTTGAGGACGAGTTGCAACTGGCTTTAGCTCAGGAAGAAATAAAATAA
- the aroF gene encoding 3-deoxy-7-phosphoheptulonate synthase: protein MLIQLQSDINPAQKEAIIQKANALKYKITEVITQQGHYLVGTGKADFDVRAVGNLPGIKDLHIVSDDYKLVSRKWKVNPTVIDFGDGLRVKEGEFTIMAGPCSIENEAQVEKTINHLVEQGVRFMRGGVFKPRSSPYSFRGLGLEGLKMFYDMCRANGIKVVTEVMQVSQIAPMEPYTDVFQVGARNTQNFNLLDELGKVDKPVLLKRGISGTIDELLYSAEYIFSGGNEKLMLCERGIRTYETASRNTLDLNAIPILKEKTHLPVIVDPSHGMGIREYVEPMALAAIMAGADGIIYETHEKPEEAASDGAQTLSFTESERMIKKMQKTFALRKELGN, encoded by the coding sequence ATGTTAATACAACTTCAATCAGATATAAATCCAGCTCAGAAAGAGGCCATCATCCAAAAGGCCAATGCTCTGAAATACAAAATCACCGAAGTCATCACGCAACAAGGCCATTACCTGGTAGGTACCGGCAAAGCCGATTTTGACGTGCGCGCGGTGGGAAATCTGCCGGGCATCAAAGACCTGCACATTGTCTCAGATGACTACAAACTGGTGTCAAGGAAATGGAAGGTAAACCCGACGGTCATTGACTTCGGCGACGGATTGCGCGTGAAGGAAGGCGAGTTCACCATCATGGCGGGACCATGCTCCATTGAGAATGAGGCGCAGGTGGAGAAAACCATAAACCACCTGGTAGAACAAGGGGTAAGGTTCATGCGCGGGGGTGTGTTCAAGCCTCGTAGCTCGCCTTATTCTTTTAGAGGGCTGGGTTTAGAAGGCTTAAAAATGTTCTATGACATGTGCCGGGCCAATGGCATTAAGGTAGTCACTGAGGTGATGCAGGTGTCGCAGATTGCGCCCATGGAACCGTACACAGACGTGTTTCAAGTGGGTGCGCGCAATACCCAAAACTTCAACCTGCTAGATGAATTGGGCAAAGTAGATAAGCCTGTTTTGTTGAAGCGTGGCATCTCCGGCACTATTGATGAATTGCTCTATTCAGCGGAGTACATCTTTTCTGGTGGCAATGAGAAACTGATGCTTTGCGAGCGCGGTATTAGAACCTATGAAACCGCCAGCCGAAACACCCTAGACTTGAACGCTATTCCAATCCTGAAGGAGAAGACGCACCTGCCGGTGATTGTGGACCCATCGCACGGCATGGGCATACGCGAGTACGTAGAGCCCATGGCCTTGGCCGCCATCATGGCCGGCGCTGATGGCATTATCTATGAGACGCATGAAAAGCCAGAAGAAGCCGCCTCTGACGGAGCCCAGACCCTGAGTTTTACGGAGTCAGAGCGCATGATTAAGAAGATGCAAAAGACCTTCGCGCTTAGAAAAGAGCTGGGGAATTAA